Proteins co-encoded in one Rhopalosiphum maidis isolate BTI-1 chromosome 2, ASM367621v3, whole genome shotgun sequence genomic window:
- the LOC113550994 gene encoding 60S ribosomal protein L23, which yields MSKRGRGGSAGAKFRISLGLPVGAVINCADNTGAKNLFVIAVQGIKGRLNRLPAAGSGDMIVATVKKGKPELRKKVMPAVVIRQRKPFRRKDGVFLYFEDNAGVIVNNKGEMKGSAITGPVAKECADLWPRIASNASSIA from the exons ATGTCCAAAAGAG GACGTGGTGGTTCCGCCGGAGCCAAGTTCCGTATTTCTCTCGGTTTGCCAGTCGGCGCCGTCATTAATTGTGCTGATAACACTG GCGCAAAGAACTTGTTCGTCATTGCCGTCCAGGGTATCAAAGGTCGTTTGAATCGTTTGCCAGCCGCTGGTTCAGGTGACATGATTGTTGCTACAGTCAAGAAGGGAAAGCCAGAACTCCGTAAAAAAG ttatgccTGCGGTAGTCATTCGACAGCGGAAACCTTTCAGAAGGAAGGACGGggtgtttttgtattttgaagaCAATGCCGGGGTAATAGTCAACAACAAAGGCGAAATGAAAG GGAGTGCTATTACTGGTCCTGTAGCTAAAGAATGTGCAGATTTATGGCCTAGAATCGCGTCAAATGCCAGCAGTATTGcttga